One window of Phycisphaeraceae bacterium genomic DNA carries:
- a CDS encoding inorganic diphosphatase, whose translation MIHPWHDVTPGIEGLDLPGHFRSVIEIPRGGNLKFEVDKGSGLLRVDRVLSSAVYYPANYGFIPQTLAEDDDPLDVLVYSTESIPPLTICDARAVGLMSMVDQGDPDHKIIAVMQQDPIYSEFQKASDFPRHIFKMLKRFFEDYKMLEGKDVMVDEVMPAEAAYAIIEDSLTRYFNARRTGALKGL comes from the coding sequence ATGATCCACCCCTGGCATGACGTGACGCCCGGCATCGAAGGACTCGACCTCCCCGGTCACTTCCGATCGGTGATCGAGATTCCGCGTGGCGGCAATCTCAAGTTTGAAGTCGACAAGGGTTCGGGCCTGCTCCGCGTCGATCGCGTGCTCTCGAGCGCCGTGTACTACCCGGCGAATTACGGTTTCATTCCGCAGACCCTCGCCGAGGACGACGACCCCCTCGATGTGCTTGTCTACAGCACCGAGAGCATCCCGCCGCTGACGATCTGCGATGCCCGCGCTGTCGGGCTCATGTCGATGGTTGATCAGGGTGATCCGGATCACAAAATCATCGCCGTCATGCAGCAGGACCCGATCTACAGCGAGTTCCAGAAGGCCAGCGATTTCCCGCGCCACATTTTCAAGATGCTGAAGCGGTTCTTCGAGGATTACAAGATGCTCGAGGGCAAGGACGTCATGGTCGATGAGGTGATGCCCGCCGAAGCGGCCTATGCGATCATCGAGGATTCACTCACCCGCTATTTCAACGCACGTAGGACAGGCGCGCTGAAAGGTCTGTAA